The genomic segment CGGCGGATTCGCGCTACGTGCTGTTCGTGAACGGCGAGCAGGTCGGACGAGGCCCCGTGCGCTCCTGGCCTAAGGAACAGTTTTTCGACTCGTACGATATCGGCGGCAAACTGCGCCCTGGTGTCAACAACACGATTGCGGTGCTGGTGCTGCATTTCGGCGTGTCCAATTTTTATTACTTGCGCGGACGCGGCGGGCTGATCGCCGAGATTGAAGCCGACGGCCGCACGCTCGCGGCGACGGATGCCGGCTGGCGGACAGAGCGTCTGGGCGGGCAGCGGTCCAACTCCCCGCGGATGGCCTGTCAGCAAGCCTTTGGAGAAGTCATCGATGCGCGCGAGCTGGCAGAGGACTGGCATACGCCGGCGTTCGATGACGGCAGCTGGGCTCAAGCGCAATCGATCGGTTCCGCAGGCATGGCACCATGGACGTCTCTTGTCCCGCGCGACATTCCTTTTTTGACGGAAGAAAAGCTGTATCCGGTCTCGATCCAATCGCTCAGCCGGGTGAAAGCGCCCAAGTACGCGGCCGCGCTAGATTTGCGCAATCAGATGGTGCCCGAGAGCGTCAACCACGCTAACCCGATCTCCTACTGCGGATTTGTGGCGACGGTCCTCACGCTCGAGACAAGCGGAGTCGTCACGCTCGGATTCCCGGTCGGCGTAAGGGGGAAAGGCGTATGGGTCGATGGCGTCCTGCAGGCCGAGTGGACGGGCGTCCAGCCGGAGCGATATTATCAATTGAATCTGGCGGCTGGCGAGCATCTGGTCGTTTTCGACGTCACGGGCTCGGACCACGGCGGCAGCTATCATTTCGCAATAGACAGCGAATCGGCGTTCACGCTGCGCTCGCCTTCCGGCGACAACGGCGTGCCGCTGGCTACGATCGGAACGTTCGACCAGTCCGAGTATATCGACCACCGTCCCGGCAGACGGATGCAGGCGGATCATCCGGACTATAATGCGCTGCCGGAAGCCGCTCCCTCGGCCGTTGCGCTTGAGGCGTTCGCTTCCTGGATCAAGCCTTTCGAGCCTTCGCTGTATACGGAAGAAGATGTGTTCGGCTCGAACGTATGGCGGACGCTCGCAGAACGCAGGGCGGTGCCTAGACCCGTTTTGAATGCGATTCTGCCGGTTCCCGAGCCGGGCATCCTGCCTGTTTTTGAAAACGGGGATTGCGAGCTCGTCATCGATCTTGGCGTGGAGCGCTCCGGGTTTATCGGCTTCGAAATCGAAGCGCCGGCTGGCACGATCATCGACGCCTATGGCGTGGAGTACATGCGCGAAGGCTACGTCCAGCACACGTACGGTCTCGATAATACGTTCCGTTACGTCTGCCGCGAAGGCAGACAGTCATACGTTTCTCCCGTGCGGCGCGGGTTTCGGTACCTTTTCTTCACCGTCAGGGGCAATCGTGCGCCGGTGAAGCTACACGAGATCTATATCCGCCAGAGCACGTATCCGGTTGCTGACCAAGGGCGCTTCCGCAGCTCCGATTCGCTGCTGAACGAGGCGTGGGAGATCAGCAGGCATACGACCCGGCTGTGCATGGAGGATACGTTCGTCGACTGCCCGGCTTACGAGCAAGTATTCTGGGTGGGCGACAGCCGCAACGAAGCGCTGGTGAACTACTACGTGTTCGGAGCGACCGAGATCGTGGAACGCTGCCTCAATCTCGTGCCGGGGTCGGCAGACGAGACGCCGCTTTATCTCGACCAAGTGCCGAGCGCCTGGAGCAGCGTCATCCCGAACTGGACCTTCTTCTGGATTCTCGCCTGTCAGGAATACGCCGCGCACACGGGGAAAGACGACTTCGCCGCCCGCATTTGGCCTGCGGTGAAGCTGACGCTGACGAATTATTTGGAGCACATCGACGATAGCGGACTGCTGAATATGGCGGGCTGGAACCTGCTCGACTGGGCGCCGATCGACCAACCGAACGAGGGCATCGTCACGCACCAGAACCTGTTCCTCGTCAAGGCGCTTCGGGATTCGCGGGCGCTTGCCGCCGCGGCCGGCGCTGCAGAAGAAGCCGACGCGTTCGCGGAGCGCGCCGATCGTCTGGCAGAGGCGATCAACGCGGCATTGTGGGACGAGGAAAAGCGCGCCTATATCGACTGCATCCATGCGGACGGACGCCGCTCCGACATTTACAGCATGCAGACGCAGGTCGTCGCCTATCTCTGCGGGGTTGCGCAGGACGACCGCCTTGCCGTCATCGAAGGCTATCTCGTATCTCCGCCGCCTGCGTTCGTGCAGATCGGAAGCCCGTTCATGTCGTTTTTCTACTACGAGGCGCTCGAGAAGGCCGGCCGTCAAAAGCTGCTGCTGGACGACATCCGGCACAATTACGGCCAGATGCTGCGATACGACGCGACGACCTGCTGGGAGATGTATCCGAATTTTGCGGAAAACCGGAGCAATCCGGACATGCTGACCCGCAGCCATTGTCATGCATGGTCGGCGGCGCCGGGATACTTTCTGGGCTCGAGCATTCTCGGCGTCAAGCGGGGCGCGAAAGGGTGGCAGTCCGTCGAAATCGCGCCGCAGCCTTGCGATCTGACCTGGGCGGAAGGCGTCGTGCCGCTGCCGCAGGGCGGGCATATCGCCGTCAGCTGGGAGGTCGTGTCCGCGGGCAAGCTGAAGCTGCGGATCGAGGCGCCGGAGGACGTAGAGGTGAACGTTACGCTGCCCGAGGGAATGGAAGGCGACGTCACGCAGGTTTCTTATTTGAGTTAAGAAGCGCATCGGCTTGGGAAAACGGCGTATCGCCGCGTCACGCCCGCCCGGCCGGGCCGCATACGTTGGTTGTCGACGACGGACCGCCGGAACGAATGGCGAATTGAATTAAACTGTATTTTACCAGAATGCGCCACGATTAGGACTTGCCTGTGATATACTGAGTCGATCTCAAGACTCAGCAGAAGGATGGAACCGCCAGATGAGTTTTCGCCATACAGGCAAGAAAGTGGCCGCAATTGTGCTCGCTGCCGGCATGCTGCTGCCGGCCGCGGGATTAGATACGTCAACAGCCGCATCTGTCATATCCGCGACATCGGCCGTATCGTCGGCGAAGGCCGTTGCCATATATGTGAACGGACAGCCGCTCACGGCTGCCGTACCGCCGATTGTCGTCTCGGGAATTGCCTATGCGGAGCTGCAGCCGCTGCTTAAATCGCTCGGGTTTGCGGTCACCGTAAATCGAAACCAGATCGTGGCCAGATCGAAGGCTTTGGACTGGCGCTTCGACGCCTCGACCCTGGTTGGCAAGATCAACGGCCAGTATACGGAGTTTAAGTCTGCGATCTGGAAGAAGGACGGCCGGATTTATCTATCGCTTCGCACGGTCGCGGACGTGCTGGGCGCGGATCTGACGGCGACCTCCGGCCGCTATGAGCTTAAGACGTCACAGCCGGAGGCGCGCTTCCTGCAGGCGGTCGCAACCCGCAACCGGACCAAGGCCGCCGCGATCGTACGCAGCGGCATGAGTCTGGATTCTCCGGCATTTGCGATCAAGCCGATGCAGGCAGCCGTTGCCGCCGATGATAAAGCCATGGTCGGTTACCTGATTCAGCGGCAGGGACGCGCCAGGTTGAACGAAATCTATGCAGGAGGCGATACGCCGCTGCTGATCGCGATTCGCAACCGGTTAACGGACATGGTTTCTTATTTGATTGCGCAGGGTGCCGACCGCAATATGGCCGCTCCCAATCAAGCGTATCCGTTGTTCGCCGCAATCGATACGGGCAGCGAGGATGTCGTGCGAGCGCTGCTCGCGACATCGCCGGACCAGAATATTCTGAATCTCAAAGGGAGGACGCCTCTTCAGGAATCGCTGCTCGAAGACCGGATGGGAATTGCGCTGCTGCTGGCGCAGTCCGGCGCAAATCTGTTCGCGCCGGTGACGGCGGGAACCCGGGATGTATTCGATTATTTGAACGGGAAGCCGGCGTACGCTTCGTATGCGGCTTCCTTCGCGCAAGTGACGAACAAGACCATTCCCATGAGCGCTGGCAGCTCGGGCGCTTTGATACTTCCGTTCGGCGCAGGCATGGACGTCAAGGTCAAAAGTGCAATCGTGCTGGATCGACAACTCGTCGCCCGGATCACGGTGGAGAGCGCAGCGGCGAACCGGCTGACGGTCGTTCTCCCTTTTCGGGCGGACAAGATCTATCGTTCAAACGAGAAGGAGCAGCCTCTTTTTATTCCGATGGTTAACGTACCGCCGGAGACCTGCGTTCCCGTAGATGATCGGACTTTGGCGGAGTGCAACGCGAAAATGCAAATTTATCGCGATAAAGTCGCTGCGGCGGAAGCGGATAGGAAACGCAAGCAAGAGGAAGCGAAGAAGTCTAATATCAAGCCTTCGTCCACGAGCCCGGCCTTGGAAGCCGTGCCTCAACAGCAAGACGGTACGGCAACGCTAGTTCCCCTGACGGGCGCAAATGCCGAGTACTGGATCTACTTGCCGATCGACGGACGAAGTCAGGCCGATATGAAGCTGTCCTTGGCGGTTGACGGGCAGGTTCGCGCGAACTATACGATCCGTTACGACGCGAGCCAGCGGACGCCTCCCGCGAATGTGCCGAAGGGCATGGAAGACGCTTAAATAACTGAAAGGCTCTCCTCGCGGTACGCAAATGTACCGGCGGGGAGAGCCTTTTTCAACGTTCGACATCTGCATAATCTGTCTCGCCCTCAATCCCTTTGCCTCGTGCATCGCCGTCGCTCCTCGCCTCGCCCCCGCGCCTCGCCGTCCGCACCGCGCGCACGACGTACTCGCTCATGTCGAAGTGCAGGGGCGCAGGCCGCCCGCGCAAGGAATTCGCCGCAAGAAGAATATGCCGATCGGTCTCGCTCATATCATTGTAAATGCCCGTGATCCAGACGTCCTCGAAGCCTGTCCGATCGAGCCAAGCTTACAGCTCCGGCGACGTCACGACGGTGTCGTTGTTCAGCAGCAGAATTTCCGACCCAAAACCCGGATTGTCGTCGTTCTGCACGAACCGAACGTCTTCCTGTTCGCGGAGCCACTCCTGCGAGCCGTCGGTCGAGCCGTTGTCGACGACGATCAGCTCGTAGGTGCCGGCTCTGTATGTCTGCGAATGCTGTCGATGCATTTCTGCGTATACGCCAGTTTGTTGAATGTGGCAAAGACGATGCTGGTCGGCATGCGCCGTCTCTCCCATCGCTCATGACCATGTTCACCATGTCTACGACGACGGGGGCCGAAAGATACCTATTTTTAAAAGGAACGAGGGATCGCGATGAGGCGCGCGACCGAGGACGGTACGCAAAAAATTCAAAGGATGTACGCGGAGAATCCGGACGGTTACTATGGGGGCGCCAATCTCCATCTGTACAAGCATGTGCGGGACGAATGGCGCGAAGTGCTCGACGTCGGCTGCTCGGAGGGCGGGCTCGGCGCGCTCATCCGGGGCAAGGGCATTCGGGTAAGCGGCATCGAGGCGTATCCGGATGCGGCGAATGCCGCGCGGAAAAAGCTCGACCACGTGTTGTCCGGCGATATCGCGTCGCTCGACCTGCCGTATGAAGCGGGGCAGTTCGACTGCATCGTGTTCGGGGACGTGCTGGAGCATCTCTCCGATCCCTCGGCCGTGCTGCGTAAGGTGAGGCCTTATCTGAACGCGAGCGGCGCGATTCTTGCGAGTCTGCCGAACTTGGCGCATATCAGCGTGCTCGGACCGCTGCTCGCCGGCAGCTTTTCCTATGAAGACCGCAGGCTGCTGGATAAAACGCAGCGCTTTTTTACGATCGGGGAAATCGTGCGGATGTTCGTGGAATGCGGTTACGCGGTCACGATGGTCGAGCGGGTGGAAGTCCGGATGGACGCCTACGCGCCGCTGCTGGCCGACCTCGTAGGGGTGTGCGCGAAGCATAGGATCGGCGGCTTTCTGGAGCGAGAGGCAACCGCCTATCAATACGTTGTCCTGGCTGTACCGATCCAGGCTTCGGCCTGAGCGGAGAGGAGCGGGCATGATCGAAACGCAAATCTTCCTGTTCGTCGTCCGCGTGAATGAATTCCTCGCGAAATGTTCATCCTCGTCTACTTTAAGCGGATCGGTTTAAACGTACCGCGGTTAGCCGACACTGCTTAACACTCTGCATCCACGTCAGCCTTCGGGGAGAGACTTGTTTTGCCTTTGTTCGGAAATCGTACGCATCTGCTGTCCGGCAAGCCCAAGCGAGGCAAACGCGCGCCGGCGGGTTATTCCGGAACCGACGCCGGCCGCAAAGACGAATCGCCGGTCCGCAAATCGCTGAACGGGCGGCTGGACGAGCTGCTCGCAGAGATCACCCGGGTGCTGGGCACGGATACGACGCTGTCGATTCGCCGCTTCCGCATCTTCGGTTCGTTTCCGGCGGCCATGCTCTTTTTTCCCAATATGCTGGATCAGGCCGCTTTAAACGAAACGATTCTGAAGCCTGCGATGAGCGCCCCTCCCGGATTGGACACGGCGGAATGGACTGCCCCGCAGCTGCTGGAACGGCTGGCGAACGAAGCGCTGTGGCATACCGCCTGCAGCGAGACGCAGGACTTCGACGCGTTGATCCAAGGCCTGCTTCGAGGGGATACGATCCTGGCCGCCGACGGCTCGAATAGCGCGCTTGTTATCGGTACCCGGCAGATCGACAAACGCGGCATCGACCAGCCCGGCACGGAACAAGTCATCCGGGGTCCCCGCGAAGGTTTCGTCGAGCCGCTCGGTCCGAATCTCGCGCTTATCCGCTATCGCCTGCAGTCCGCCGAGCTTCGGATGAGGCAGATGACGATCGGACGCAAGACGCATTCCAAGGTCGTGATTTGCTACATGGACGGGTTGACGGACCCTGCGCTGCTGGCGGAGGTCGAGCGCCGGATCGGCGCGATCGATATTGACGGGATCCTCGATTCGGGTTATCTGGAGCAGTTCATCGAGGACAACCAATGGTCGCCGTTTCCCCAAGTCCAATACACCGAGCGGCCGGACAAAGTCGTAGCCAATTTGCTGGAAGGCAGAATTGCGATTCTGGTCGACGGATCGCCGCTGGCGCTGATCGTGCCGACCGTGTTCAACCAGTTCTACCAGGCGGTGGAGGACTACACCGAACGGTTCCTGCAGATGAGCGCGATCCGGATGGCGAGACTTGTGGCGCTGGTGTTTTCGCTCGTCTTTCCATCAATCTATGTCTCCGTCATCTCGTTTAATCCCGAGCTGATCCCCACCGAATTCGCCGTCGCGGTCGCCGGGGGCCGGGCGGGCGTCCCGTGGCCGGCGGTCGTCGAGGTGCTGATCATCGAGATCTCGATGGAGGTGCTGCGGGAAGCGACGATCCGCCTGCCACAGCAGGTCGGCGGCGCGCTGTCCATCGTTGGCGTGCTCGTCATCGGCCAGGCCGCCGTAGCGGCCGGGTTCGCCAGCCCGATTACGGTCGTCATCATCGCCCTGACGACGATCGGCTCCTTTGCGACCCCGGCTTATAACGCGGCGCTGGCGCTCCGCCTGCTGCGATTCCCGCTAATCATCATCGCGGGTATTTTCGGACTGTACGGCGTCATGATCGGATTGATCCTGATCGCCAACCATTTGCTGTCGCTCAAGTCGTTCGGCGTGCCTTATTTGAGTCCGCTGGTGCCGGTCAACGCCGAGGGGATGAAGGATGTGCTGATCCGCGGGCCGCTCTGGTGGATGAAGCGACGCCCCGCGTTTCTGAAGCCCAAAGATCCCGTCCGCGTCGGACCGGAGATGACCGAGCCGCCCGAGAAGAGCGGCGAGGAAAGCGGCGCATCTACCCCATCAACCGCAAAGGAATGACAGCCATGACGAAGGCAACGCGGGACATTACCGCTACGCAGGCTTCGGCCGTTTTGGTCAGCACCATCATCGGCGTCGGCGTGTTGCCCTTGCCGCTGTTCGCGGTTCGGGCGGCGGATACCGGGGGTCCGCTGGTGACGCTGCTGGCGTGCGTCCTCGCCTTGATCGGACTGATATTCATTGCCGTGCTGGGCATGCGTTTTCCCGATCAGACGATCATTCAGTACAGCGAGAGGCTGATCGGCAAGTGGCCGGCGCGCGCGCTCAGTGCTTGCGTCATTCTCTTCTTTGCGCTGCTCACTTCGCTCACCGCCAGAGAATTCGGCGAGGTCGTCGTCACGTCGGTCTTGAAGCAGACGCCCGTCGAAGTGACCGTCATCGTCATGCTGATGCTTGCGGCGATATCCGCGCGCAATACGCTGTCGACCTTCGTATATATCCATCTCTTCTATGTTCCGCTGCTGCTCGTGCCCGTGCTGATGATCGTCGCGCTGTCGCTCAAGAACGCGGAGCCTCTCAATCTTCAGCCCGTCTGGGGCAACAAGCCCGCAGGCATGCTCGG from the Cohnella hashimotonis genome contains:
- a CDS encoding family 78 glycoside hydrolase catalytic domain yields the protein MTGRNWNASWIWGGEEESPRNEWRCFRGSFDAPESVEGPVTLHITADSRYVLFVNGEQVGRGPVRSWPKEQFFDSYDIGGKLRPGVNNTIAVLVLHFGVSNFYYLRGRGGLIAEIEADGRTLAATDAGWRTERLGGQRSNSPRMACQQAFGEVIDARELAEDWHTPAFDDGSWAQAQSIGSAGMAPWTSLVPRDIPFLTEEKLYPVSIQSLSRVKAPKYAAALDLRNQMVPESVNHANPISYCGFVATVLTLETSGVVTLGFPVGVRGKGVWVDGVLQAEWTGVQPERYYQLNLAAGEHLVVFDVTGSDHGGSYHFAIDSESAFTLRSPSGDNGVPLATIGTFDQSEYIDHRPGRRMQADHPDYNALPEAAPSAVALEAFASWIKPFEPSLYTEEDVFGSNVWRTLAERRAVPRPVLNAILPVPEPGILPVFENGDCELVIDLGVERSGFIGFEIEAPAGTIIDAYGVEYMREGYVQHTYGLDNTFRYVCREGRQSYVSPVRRGFRYLFFTVRGNRAPVKLHEIYIRQSTYPVADQGRFRSSDSLLNEAWEISRHTTRLCMEDTFVDCPAYEQVFWVGDSRNEALVNYYVFGATEIVERCLNLVPGSADETPLYLDQVPSAWSSVIPNWTFFWILACQEYAAHTGKDDFAARIWPAVKLTLTNYLEHIDDSGLLNMAGWNLLDWAPIDQPNEGIVTHQNLFLVKALRDSRALAAAAGAAEEADAFAERADRLAEAINAALWDEEKRAYIDCIHADGRRSDIYSMQTQVVAYLCGVAQDDRLAVIEGYLVSPPPAFVQIGSPFMSFFYYEALEKAGRQKLLLDDIRHNYGQMLRYDATTCWEMYPNFAENRSNPDMLTRSHCHAWSAAPGYFLGSSILGVKRGAKGWQSVEIAPQPCDLTWAEGVVPLPQGGHIAVSWEVVSAGKLKLRIEAPEDVEVNVTLPEGMEGDVTQVSYLS
- a CDS encoding ankyrin repeat domain-containing protein, which codes for MSFRHTGKKVAAIVLAAGMLLPAAGLDTSTAASVISATSAVSSAKAVAIYVNGQPLTAAVPPIVVSGIAYAELQPLLKSLGFAVTVNRNQIVARSKALDWRFDASTLVGKINGQYTEFKSAIWKKDGRIYLSLRTVADVLGADLTATSGRYELKTSQPEARFLQAVATRNRTKAAAIVRSGMSLDSPAFAIKPMQAAVAADDKAMVGYLIQRQGRARLNEIYAGGDTPLLIAIRNRLTDMVSYLIAQGADRNMAAPNQAYPLFAAIDTGSEDVVRALLATSPDQNILNLKGRTPLQESLLEDRMGIALLLAQSGANLFAPVTAGTRDVFDYLNGKPAYASYAASFAQVTNKTIPMSAGSSGALILPFGAGMDVKVKSAIVLDRQLVARITVESAAANRLTVVLPFRADKIYRSNEKEQPLFIPMVNVPPETCVPVDDRTLAECNAKMQIYRDKVAAAEADRKRKQEEAKKSNIKPSSTSPALEAVPQQQDGTATLVPLTGANAEYWIYLPIDGRSQADMKLSLAVDGQVRANYTIRYDASQRTPPANVPKGMEDA
- a CDS encoding glycosyltransferase family 2 protein, giving the protein MHRQHSQTYRAGTYELIVVDNGSTDGSQEWLREQEDVRFVQNDDNPGFGSEILLLNNDTVVTSPEL
- a CDS encoding class I SAM-dependent methyltransferase, whose amino-acid sequence is MRRATEDGTQKIQRMYAENPDGYYGGANLHLYKHVRDEWREVLDVGCSEGGLGALIRGKGIRVSGIEAYPDAANAARKKLDHVLSGDIASLDLPYEAGQFDCIVFGDVLEHLSDPSAVLRKVRPYLNASGAILASLPNLAHISVLGPLLAGSFSYEDRRLLDKTQRFFTIGEIVRMFVECGYAVTMVERVEVRMDAYAPLLADLVGVCAKHRIGGFLEREATAYQYVVLAVPIQASA
- a CDS encoding spore germination protein — translated: MNGRLDELLAEITRVLGTDTTLSIRRFRIFGSFPAAMLFFPNMLDQAALNETILKPAMSAPPGLDTAEWTAPQLLERLANEALWHTACSETQDFDALIQGLLRGDTILAADGSNSALVIGTRQIDKRGIDQPGTEQVIRGPREGFVEPLGPNLALIRYRLQSAELRMRQMTIGRKTHSKVVICYMDGLTDPALLAEVERRIGAIDIDGILDSGYLEQFIEDNQWSPFPQVQYTERPDKVVANLLEGRIAILVDGSPLALIVPTVFNQFYQAVEDYTERFLQMSAIRMARLVALVFSLVFPSIYVSVISFNPELIPTEFAVAVAGGRAGVPWPAVVEVLIIEISMEVLREATIRLPQQVGGALSIVGVLVIGQAAVAAGFASPITVVIIALTTIGSFATPAYNAALALRLLRFPLIIIAGIFGLYGVMIGLILIANHLLSLKSFGVPYLSPLVPVNAEGMKDVLIRGPLWWMKRRPAFLKPKDPVRVGPEMTEPPEKSGEESGASTPSTAKE
- a CDS encoding GerAB/ArcD/ProY family transporter encodes the protein MTKATRDITATQASAVLVSTIIGVGVLPLPLFAVRAADTGGPLVTLLACVLALIGLIFIAVLGMRFPDQTIIQYSERLIGKWPARALSACVILFFALLTSLTAREFGEVVVTSVLKQTPVEVTVIVMLMLAAISARNTLSTFVYIHLFYVPLLLVPVLMIVALSLKNAEPLNLQPVWGNKPAGMLGGIVTIAALFQGSFVMTIVIPAMRKPAKALAVSFYSILIAGGLYVVIVIAVIGVFGAEEIRQLLWPTLELAKATSLPANVLERLDGAFLAVWVTAVFTTLLSSYYLTSQSLTQLLRLQEPRIFTFFLLPFVFVIAMVPTNIVRMYEDVLYVGRIGLALTIVYPAMLLLIAILRKKRGNALER